Part of the Zingiber officinale cultivar Zhangliang chromosome 8A, Zo_v1.1, whole genome shotgun sequence genome, GCTATAGTCTACTTCCACTATTTTCTTCTCCCAAATAAATTACTGACTTAAGTGTCAGAGAGTCAACGCCGGAGACACCTTTCCTAGCGTAGCACTAACGCTCTTTGTGTTGCAAGATAGCACGGAGTCTTCATCAAGTCAACACCAAAGGCACGTCCATAGCTCATCACCTTCACTGATTTTGGACAGAATCAACGACCATATCAATAATCCTGTCTAGCACTTTCTCACGAATGAAATGATGCTCAAGTTCGATATGTTTCTTCCTCGCATGGAAGCCAGGATTAGATGTAAGCTTGATTGCACTTAGATTATCTGATAGGAATGGGTTGATCAATGGGCATGTACAGATTCTCAAAGAGTCTACGAAGCCACATACACTCTTGAGCGGCATGAGCAGAGGCTTTATGCTCCCCTTTAGTCATGGATAGAGATATTGACCCTTGCTTTTTGCTACACCACAATACACTTGTAACTCTATGTAGAAATATAAAATCAGAAGTTGATCTCCGATCATCCAAGTCTCCACCAAAATCAACATATGCAAATCCTTGCAAGGAAAACTCTACACCCTTTCATAAAATATGCCTATGTTAAGAGTAGAATTAACATACTTTAGATCTTCTTTGCCTCTTCAAAGTGTGGCTTCCTTAACTCTTGCATATATCGGCTGACCACACCAATGAATAAAGCAATATCTGGCCTTGttattgtcaaataaataagactTCCCATAAGTGCATGAAAGGGACGAGGGTCGAACAAACACATCCTTCATCATGACCAAGTCTTGCACCCACATCAAGTGGTGTTGACCGCTTCTACGCATCAATCAAACTAAACTTCTTGATGAGCCGTTTGGCATAGATGAATCGAAacataaaaatttccttatccaAATTTTTAATTTGTAGCCCAAGAAAATTACAGAGCTCCCCTAGTTTTTTCATATCAACATGCACCAAAAGTTCTTCATGAAGGAGAGTGCCTTTTGCATAATTGTTGTCCGTTAGAATTATATCGTCCACATACAACAGAATGACCACCATAAGTCCTTGATGTTTATTGATAAAGAGACTCGAATTCGCTTCAGAAGCTAGGTAATTGCATAATcttaaatattttgtaatttttctgTACCACGCACGTGGAGTTTGCTTTAATTTGTAGTGGACCTTGTTTAATTTACACACAAAATTTGGATGATACTTGGAAACAAATCCAAGCAATTACTCCATATAAATATGTCTATCAAACTCTCCATATAAGAAAGTATTTTTAACGTCCAACTACCACAATTTCCAACCAAGCCTAGCCACAAATTCTAGAATGGTACATTTGCCCCAGGGAtaaatgtttcttcataatctTCCCCTTAGTTTTGAGAGAAATCTTGAGctactagccttgctttgaattgATCTATGCTCCAGTCATCCTTCCTTTTTATTCGAAAGACTCATTTATACAAAATCGATTGCACTTTAGAAGGTTTCAGAACCAAGTCCCACGTCTGATTTTTCTATAGGGCATCCATTTCTTCCTTCATAGTAGTTTCACATTCTTTCACTCTTTTAGCTTCATCATAAGAAGAAGGTTCTTCATCATCAATAAGATTCACAAAGAAGCAAGAAAATTTTGTGACAAAATTATCATCTCGATAATGAGACGACCGCACAACATTTAGTCTCAAGCGTTAGCTGATTGTCTCCTCCTAAGAACCATCATTTTAGGTAGAACACAAGCTCTCCCTTTCTCCTTGATTTTCTGTCGACAAATCTTTTGAGAAATGGGACAATGGCAAAGTTACCGTATTATTTCCTTATAGGCATCTTTAGAATTATGAGAAAAGATATCATCAAAGATAACATCGCGAGATATAATATGTTTATTAGTCGTAGGAACTACCAGCCCTTTCTTTATTCGTCGGTTATGACGAAAATACATTTAATTACCTTAGCATCCAATTGAGTCCTTTGAGAATCAGACACATGAGTATACCAGATTGAAAATACTTCACGTTTCATTTAACATGTAAGAGAAATTCTTCCAATAATCTTCCCTTGGCTGTTTTGACTTCTAGGTCAGATTTGCACCATTTTCTCACTTCAGTTTAACTCGACAATTCCTTCTAATATGATCGAGTTTGTCACATCTATAATATTTTAACATCTTCTTAGATGCTTTTTAATGATATAGAATACTTTCTTTCACCATACCTTTGtctttataaaactatttttttttaacaaacaaGACACTCTTTGACTCATCATGAATATTCGTTGCAGCGATTTGTATTCAATCAAAATCTCACATTGGAaagtgttggatattggggcctaaatggaccaatacgattttgaggaggaaaaatcggaagccatcaattgttgaaagtcgtaattgacttcaaaattgaaatctacgtttcgcgtagatagatttagactattaatttgctcaaaaccgattaagggtgaatgagaaattaatgttcaaagtcggcccaaaataacgttggttattcattaaggaaatgcaagggagaatagtcccacatcggaaatttccgatgtgcattccttacttattaatgatgttgagttattggagttaactcagaaaagtaccaggtactctctgctcaggggcgagcaggtgctcgcacctgtgagcccgccacccgccacgtgcgcacatgcgcaatgggcgctttgggcgctttgtaggcgcactttgcacccTCGCACCGTcgcgaggagcttaaatttatgctccaggtgacattccagtgcctacatggcactcgggtgacgtgtcaggctagtacctgacatggcagtgcctatgtggcatcctcgtgggcaaagggagatgactggacagttggttgggcgaacggatgtcaggctagtacctgacatggcagtgcctatgtggcatcctcgtgggcaaagggagatgactggacagttggttgggcgaacggatggcagccattgatcaacgttgattaaagaagtatggtggatcgcttgtgatgcgatctagagcgttggatcacaatgagtcacgatctgacggcttgggatgagacatgatctgaagcatcggatcaatggatccagatccgatggctgatagatctgagggtcacaactcttagatctgatggatgagattaaaggggctatgtgaagggttataactcttcagtccggacggcccagattaatccacccaaaggtcacacccctccctaaagcctcttccttctgtataaatagaaccctccagattggaatcaaatcactcaacttaatcttctcttcctcaagtattcactcactcatcttgtgcattcaagagtccaagaagcctacgagaaggttcgctggtctcggaagtcggagtgctacgattccgagacgattgtcgtcgttgtatcttgggaacgaattgcaacaatccgttaagcaccgtagcgaagcaatatcgtttacggagatagtgtcgaacactagcctcgacgatcagtttgcatacttcGGAATTTACCGGAATCAACAAaaagatcatgaatttaaaaGGATAAAATATTATAACCATAATAAATATTATACTATAGTAATATATTGTAATAATATAATAATTGATTAATAGAATGTTACAAAGTTATAGAATTATTCTTAATTGATTATTATATAGTAATAATCAATCGATTTAAAAGGAGTACTAAAATACGTCTGAGATAtggaatttgataattttaaaattgggaTATGACAAATTCGATTTACCTTAAAATATTATAAGCTTTTGATGTGAATAACAATAAAAGATACAAGTATtttaaaatacctaaaaaacataaaagaacaaaatagtTATTCTTAGCTCCTCGATCGTGGATATTAGAAACAGCTGTTCCCTTGCAGTTGCAGAGGGGGAGCACGTAGCCTTGCAGATCGGCACGCGGCACGCATGCCTTCTCCTCCCCCTTCACGAGCAATAGAACTGATAAACCCCCTTCTCGTTGTCACCAGCAGTAATCAACCTTGAACAAGTCCTATCCTCTCTTCCATTATCCTAAAACAGGACGGCGTACGTGCTGTTGAGTCGAGCCGCGCGTTACAGAGCAAGCAGCATCGTCGATCGCTAGATCATATCACACCATATCGCGATGGGTTCTGAGACGCTACTGGAGGTGGTATTGGCCATCTTGTTACCGCCCGTTGGAGTCTTCCTACGCTACGGCTGCGGCGTCAGTATATTCATTCATCAATTAAAATGCTCTTACATGTTAATTAATCTTTTCTGTTCCATCGAATTAATTTCTTCTTCCTTAAAATTGCAGGTGGAGTTTTGGATCGATCTGTTGTTGACGATATTAGGTTACATACCTGGAATCATTTACGCCATCTATGTCTTGGTGGGATAGTACGTACGTACGTACCTACGCTCGATCGATCAACTATGGGGGTGCAGATCTTGCCGATTAACATATGTAGTAGTTTACTAATTAAAGGGTTCCTGCAATAATGAAGTACGTAGTTGAGGATGATCCGTACCGTATTCCAATTTAATTCCAGCTAGTTTGTTTATCTGTAAGTCGATTGGATTATGGAAGGAATCTTCTAGGTATTTGAAGATGCAAGATAGTTTGAGAAAAACTTTGGTTTGGTCCTGAGATTATGAAAATAGCAATTCATAGTTTGAGAAAATGTTTAGGTCCTCAGATTCATAATAGACTGGCAAATAACTTTGAGAAAATTATATATGTAGTTCAATCCACGTTTTGGCGGGGTATATATTATGAATATTAGGACctaaaaattaatatcaaataataatataaatagaATATTTGATTCAATTTTCTCCGAGACAATAAGAATCACGATAGAAAATAGTAATAATCTTCGGAGTTCTGAGTTTTGTTCCGAGTTTTGATCCCATCTAAGTTATGATGGGATTTGTGTATTAGTGTTAATATGTGGTAAAAGATGATTCACTCGCTCTCAGCATTTCATCAATCCGTCTCTAGGTTAACTCAGAGTAGTGTGTCGTTCATGTGTATTTCTATTCACATGATTGCATTAATATTGGAGAATGTGTGTTTAGGAATGGTTCAGTAtggtataattaaatttaaataggatggtatatttaaatttaaatcatataATATTGAATAAAAAatcgatataataaaaattta contains:
- the LOC122011904 gene encoding salt stress-induced hydrophobic peptide ESI3-like, giving the protein MGSETLLEVVLAILLPPVGVFLRYGCGVEFWIDLLLTILGYIPGIIYAIYVLVG